In one Buchnera aphidicola (Pemphigus immunis) genomic region, the following are encoded:
- the ydgT gene encoding transcription modulator YdgT, producing the protein MTTQDYLLKFRRVNSLKSLEKLFDHLNYSLLNDHELINMYRAADHRRAELASGGQLFDLGCVPKFIWHYVL; encoded by the coding sequence ATGACAACACAAGATTATTTATTAAAATTTCGTCGTGTTAATTCTTTAAAAAGTCTTGAAAAACTTTTTGATCATCTTAATTATTCTTTATTAAATGATCATGAATTAATCAATATGTATAGGGCAGCTGATCATCGTAGAGCTGAATTAGCTTCTGGTGGTCAATTATTTGATTTAGGTTGTGTTCCTAAATTTATATGGCATTACGTATTATAA
- the rsxA gene encoding electron transport complex subunit RsxA → MIDYCVMFISNILINNFILVQFLGICPFIGASKRIESAIGISLATTFVITISVMFSWLVNYYILVPYNMVYLRIIMYMLIISVSVQVIEIIIKKLSFYFYRLLGIFLPLITTNCVVLAIPLLNLKLNYSFIPAVIYGFSSSIGFSLVMILFSSMRERIFLADVPLPFKGSPIALVTAGLMSMSFMGFNGLIKF, encoded by the coding sequence ATGATAGATTACTGTGTAATGTTTATTAGTAATATATTGATAAATAATTTTATTTTAGTGCAATTTTTAGGTATTTGTCCTTTTATTGGAGCGTCAAAAAGAATTGAATCAGCAATAGGAATTAGTTTGGCTACTACTTTTGTTATTACTATTTCTGTAATGTTTTCTTGGTTGGTAAACTATTATATTTTAGTACCATATAATATGGTATATCTTCGTATTATAATGTATATGTTAATTATTTCGGTTAGTGTGCAAGTTATAGAAATTATAATTAAAAAATTGAGTTTTTACTTTTATAGATTATTAGGTATATTTTTACCTTTAATTACTACCAATTGTGTTGTTTTAGCTATTCCTTTATTAAATTTAAAGTTAAATTATAGTTTTATTCCAGCAGTTATATACGGATTTAGTTCTTCTATTGGTTTTTCATTGGTAATGATATTATTTTCGAGTATGAGAGAACGTATTTTTTTGGCTGATGTACCTTTACCGTTTAAAGGGTCACCTATTGCGTTAGTTACTGCTGGATTAATGTCGATGTCATTTATGGGATTTAATGGTTTAATAAAATTTTGA
- the rsxB gene encoding electron transport complex subunit RsxB: MISIIFIFSFFSIILGLILYYFSYKYKIKQHSIVDKIEDILPQSQCGQCGYPGCLPYAKAIFKNKEKINKCLPGGKDVFLKLQNLLNIDTTEYNTNFLPVKIIPTVVFIDEQNCVGCAKCREICPVDAIIGSLNLMHTVLTDFCTGCNLCIPVCPLDCIHTKSIVHENKKLFNRFEKIDF, translated from the coding sequence ATAATTAGTATTATTTTTATTTTTAGTTTTTTTAGTATAATATTGGGATTAATTTTATACTATTTTTCTTATAAATATAAAATAAAACAACATTCTATTGTAGATAAAATAGAAGATATTTTACCACAGAGTCAATGTGGTCAATGTGGATATCCAGGTTGTTTACCTTATGCAAAAGCTATTTTTAAAAATAAAGAAAAAATTAATAAATGTCTTCCAGGTGGTAAAGATGTATTTTTAAAATTGCAAAATTTGTTAAATATAGATACTACTGAATATAATACAAATTTTTTACCAGTAAAGATTATTCCTACAGTAGTGTTTATTGATGAACAAAATTGCGTTGGTTGTGCTAAATGTCGTGAAATTTGTCCGGTAGATGCAATAATAGGTTCATTAAATTTAATGCATACTGTGTTAACTGATTTTTGTACAGGTTGTAATTTATGTATACCCGTTTGTCCCCTTGATTGTATTCATACTAAAAGTATTGTTCATGAAAATAAAAAATTGTTTAATAGGTTTGAAAAAATCGATTTTTAA
- the rsxC gene encoding electron transport complex subunit RsxC codes for MKIKNCLIGLKKSIFNFFSILYFKINKVVIFFFKKKKQDFHGGIDFLFMKKNIKTLPEKIILPGDQFVVYLNFYTFEKVQLRVQIGDYVFKGQLLVEGNKHIVPIHAPTSGKIIDIKRYLYDLILNKYRIDFFLIADGKDISTKLFPIHHYKKIKRENIIKLIYKNGIVGLGGAQFSTTRKLRIALHNNIDTLIINSLESEPYITADRWLMENYISDVLKGCEIIQWILRVKNVIIAIADDQDDFFIKIKKEVLNYPGFKLRFIKQKYPSGSSKQLIKILTGKEIPHNGHATNLGIVMYNVGTVYAVKKAIIEGEPLISRVVTITGKALTYSGNMWVRFGVSISDLLIHLNYFNLKNKLVIIGGPLMGSVISNIQTPVLKSTNCILIPSDDEIKKKELEQSCIRCGKCSNGCPMKLLPQQLYWYSKGLNHDKTKEYKIKDCIECGICEQVCPSNIPLLNYFKKEKRILKEIEIFKIKSKEAKDRFQKKQFRLNSKKIISKKNIFFDSAANSKKNDAFENIFKEDLIKKSILKKEQEARKKSILDAIERVKNKKNGLRLNIK; via the coding sequence ATGAAAATAAAAAATTGTTTAATAGGTTTGAAAAAATCGATTTTTAATTTTTTTTCTATTTTATATTTTAAAATAAATAAGGTAGTTATTTTTTTTTTTAAAAAAAAGAAACAAGATTTCCATGGTGGAATAGATTTTCTATTTATGAAAAAAAACATAAAAACATTACCAGAGAAAATAATATTACCAGGAGATCAATTTGTCGTTTATCTAAATTTTTATACTTTTGAAAAGGTTCAATTAAGAGTACAGATAGGAGATTATGTTTTTAAAGGACAATTATTAGTTGAAGGAAATAAACATATAGTTCCTATACATGCTCCTACTTCAGGGAAAATTATTGATATAAAGAGATATTTATATGATCTTATTTTAAATAAATATAGAATAGATTTTTTTTTAATTGCAGATGGAAAAGATATTAGTACAAAGTTATTTCCTATACATCATTATAAAAAAATAAAGCGTGAAAATATCATTAAATTAATTTATAAAAATGGAATAGTTGGTTTAGGAGGAGCTCAGTTCTCTACTACTCGTAAATTACGTATAGCTCTTCATAATAATATAGATACTTTAATAATTAATTCTTTAGAAAGTGAACCTTATATTACAGCTGACAGATGGTTAATGGAAAATTATATATCTGATGTTTTAAAAGGATGTGAAATTATTCAATGGATATTAAGAGTAAAAAACGTAATTATTGCGATAGCAGATGATCAAGATGATTTTTTTATAAAAATAAAAAAAGAAGTATTAAATTATCCTGGTTTTAAGTTACGTTTTATAAAACAAAAATATCCTTCAGGTAGTAGTAAACAGTTAATTAAAATTTTAACTGGTAAAGAGATTCCTCATAATGGACATGCGACTAATTTGGGAATAGTAATGTATAATGTTGGTACTGTGTATGCTGTAAAAAAAGCTATTATAGAAGGAGAACCGTTGATTAGTCGTGTAGTTACTATAACGGGAAAGGCTCTTACATATTCTGGTAATATGTGGGTGAGGTTTGGTGTATCTATTAGTGATTTATTGATTCATCTTAATTATTTTAATTTAAAAAATAAATTAGTAATAATAGGTGGACCATTAATGGGTTCTGTAATTTCTAATATTCAGACTCCTGTATTAAAAAGTACAAATTGTATTTTAATACCTTCTGATGATGAAATCAAAAAAAAAGAATTAGAACAATCTTGTATTCGTTGCGGTAAATGTTCTAATGGATGTCCAATGAAGTTATTACCTCAACAGCTTTATTGGTATTCTAAAGGTTTGAATCATGATAAAACAAAAGAATATAAAATTAAAGATTGTATTGAATGTGGAATATGCGAACAAGTATGTCCTAGTAATATTCCACTACTCAATTATTTTAAAAAAGAGAAACGTATATTAAAAGAAATAGAGATTTTTAAAATAAAATCTAAAGAAGCAAAAGATAGATTTCAAAAAAAACAATTTAGACTAAATAGTAAAAAAATAATATCAAAAAAAAATATATTTTTTGATTCTGCTGCTAATTCTAAAAAAAATGATGCATTTGAAAATATTTTTAAAGAAGATTTGATAAAAAAATCTATTTTGAAAAAAGAACAAGAAGCAAGAAAAAAAAGTATTCTTGATGCTATTGAAAGAGTAAAGAATAAAAAAAATGGGTTAAGATTAAATATTAAATAA
- the tilS gene encoding tRNA lysidine(34) synthetase TilS, with protein sequence MIKELEKMLYKKKYFLICYSGGLDSTVLLHLLLKLKKTKKIFFRAIHINHKLNINSDNWSDHCKKECKKYNVPIVIKNVNLNLKKNNIESKARSMRYKEIYKNLLPKEIILTAHNLNDQCETFLLALKRGSGPKGLSSMSTYKKIDNIIHIRPLLQIDRNTLEKWAKKNKLKWIEDNSNWDTNYDRNFLRRKIIPILKERWPKFIKNCTRSAKICSEQEEALNYFTTDIIKKTVCTDKTLNITNLKYLKKEILNIILRHWISLHHVNMPSYKGLYKIFTDIINSKKSASPKISFKKYEIRRYRKKLYLLKPILPSLKNRIIFWHKTQTSLALPNQLGYVTQDKMGVKLPSPEKKELVNIRFQANGSFLIEGQKHKKKLKKIWQLLNIPIWQRENIPLLFYNNRFIGALGIFTIKNKNIKVYHYWYLSWCNYITKQ encoded by the coding sequence ATGATAAAAGAATTAGAAAAAATGTTGTATAAAAAAAAATATTTTTTAATATGTTATAGCGGAGGATTAGATTCTACAGTTCTTTTACATCTGTTATTAAAATTAAAAAAAACAAAAAAAATTTTTTTCCGTGCGATACATATTAACCATAAATTAAATATTAATTCTGACAATTGGAGCGATCATTGCAAAAAAGAATGTAAAAAATATAACGTTCCTATTGTTATAAAAAATGTTAATCTTAATTTAAAAAAAAATAATATAGAATCAAAAGCCAGATCCATGAGATATAAAGAAATATATAAAAATCTACTACCTAAAGAAATAATATTAACAGCTCATAATTTAAATGATCAATGTGAAACTTTTTTATTAGCTTTAAAAAGAGGAAGTGGACCAAAAGGTCTTTCTAGTATGTCCACTTACAAAAAAATAGATAATATAATCCATATTAGACCGTTATTACAAATAGATCGAAACACATTAGAAAAATGGGCTAAAAAAAATAAATTAAAATGGATAGAAGATAACAGTAACTGGGATACAAATTACGATCGTAATTTTTTAAGAAGAAAAATAATACCGATATTAAAAGAAAGATGGCCAAAATTTATAAAAAATTGTACACGGAGTGCCAAAATTTGTAGTGAACAAGAAGAAGCGTTAAATTATTTTACAACTGATATTATAAAAAAAACAGTATGCACAGATAAAACATTAAATATTACTAATCTTAAATATCTAAAAAAAGAAATACTTAATATCATTTTAAGACATTGGATCTCTTTACATCACGTTAATATGCCTTCCTATAAAGGACTATATAAAATATTCACAGATATTATTAATAGCAAAAAATCTGCATCACCTAAAATAAGTTTTAAAAAATATGAAATTAGAAGATATAGAAAAAAATTATATTTATTAAAACCAATTTTACCTTCCTTAAAAAATAGAATAATTTTTTGGCATAAAACTCAAACATCTTTAGCACTTCCCAATCAATTAGGATATGTAACTCAAGATAAAATGGGAGTTAAATTACCTAGTCCAGAAAAAAAAGAATTGGTCAACATTCGTTTTCAAGCTAATGGTAGCTTCCTTATTGAAGGACAAAAACACAAAAAAAAATTAAAAAAAATATGGCAATTACTAAATATACCAATATGGCAAAGAGAAAATATTCCCTTATTATTTTATAATAATCGTTTCATTGGTGCTCTTGGTATTTTTACCATAAAAAATAAAAACATTAAAGTATATCACTATTGGTATTTATCTTGGTGTAACTATATTACTAAACAATAA
- the metG gene encoding methionine--tRNA ligase: MSFLKKKMLVTCALPYSNGSIHLGHLLEHIQADIWVRYNRMIGHEVWFICADDAHGTAVMLKSKKQNILPEELIFKIYKEHKYDFSSFQISYDNYYSTHSKENYDLVQKIYNLLNSSGYIKERTISQLYDDKEKIFLPDRFVKGFCPSCKSENQYGDHCEVCGTVYAAINLINPLSVLSNSIPIVRTSVHLFFNLPFFSDFLKKWIFSGVLDKYVLNKTKEWFKIGLKQWDISRDEPYFGFKILNYLNKYFYVWLDAPVGYMSTFKNLCKKRTNLNFDEFWNRNSDCELYHFIGKDIIYFHTLFWPAILEATGFRKPTKIFVHGYVTIRGNKLSKSKNDYILASDWLKYLDSDSLRYYYACKLSNNIQDIEFNIYQLVEKVNTDIVNKVVNLASRSASFINKIFFGKLSDQLSDIELYMRFISESKNIEDLFNNREFSLAMKKIMILSDVANKYINDQKPWTLSNEKYNQLHMIASMGVNLFRVIMTWLKPVTPSLAEKSEFFLKIKLDWKGIKKPLLNHTISKFKILYKRIDINKIKL; this comes from the coding sequence ATGAGTTTTTTAAAAAAAAAGATGTTAGTAACTTGTGCATTACCGTATTCAAATGGTTCTATTCATCTTGGTCATTTATTAGAGCATATTCAAGCTGATATTTGGGTTCGTTATAATCGAATGATAGGTCATGAAGTATGGTTTATTTGTGCTGATGACGCTCATGGTACAGCTGTAATGTTAAAATCAAAAAAACAAAACATTTTACCTGAAGAATTAATTTTTAAAATTTATAAAGAACATAAATATGATTTTTCAAGTTTTCAAATATCTTATGATAATTATTATTCAACACATAGTAAAGAAAATTACGATTTAGTACAAAAAATATATAATTTATTAAATAGTAGTGGTTATATTAAGGAACGTACTATTTCTCAGTTATATGATGATAAAGAGAAAATTTTTTTACCTGATCGTTTTGTAAAAGGATTTTGTCCTTCTTGCAAATCTGAAAATCAATATGGGGATCATTGTGAAGTATGCGGTACTGTTTATGCGGCTATAAATTTAATTAATCCTCTATCTGTTTTATCTAATTCTATTCCTATAGTACGTACTTCTGTTCATTTGTTTTTTAATTTACCATTTTTTAGTGATTTTCTAAAAAAATGGATTTTTTCTGGAGTATTAGATAAATATGTTTTAAATAAAACTAAGGAATGGTTTAAAATTGGTTTAAAACAATGGGATATATCTAGAGATGAACCTTATTTTGGATTCAAAATTTTAAATTATTTAAATAAATATTTTTATGTTTGGCTAGATGCTCCCGTTGGTTACATGAGTACGTTTAAAAACCTTTGTAAAAAAAGAACAAATTTAAATTTTGATGAATTTTGGAACAGAAATTCCGATTGTGAGTTATATCATTTTATTGGCAAAGATATTATTTATTTTCATACTTTGTTTTGGCCAGCAATATTAGAAGCAACTGGATTCCGTAAACCTACAAAGATTTTTGTACATGGTTATGTGACCATTCGTGGAAATAAATTATCAAAATCTAAAAATGATTATATATTAGCATCAGATTGGTTAAAATATTTAGATTCAGATAGTTTACGATATTATTATGCATGTAAATTATCTAATAATATTCAAGATATTGAATTTAATATTTATCAATTAGTAGAAAAAGTTAATACAGATATTGTAAATAAAGTTGTTAATTTAGCTTCACGTAGCGCTAGTTTTATCAATAAAATTTTTTTTGGAAAACTTTCTGATCAATTAAGTGATATAGAATTATATATGAGATTTATTTCTGAATCTAAAAATATAGAGGATCTTTTTAATAATCGTGAATTTTCTTTAGCTATGAAAAAAATTATGATATTGTCAGATGTTGCTAATAAATATATAAATGATCAAAAACCATGGACATTATCCAATGAAAAATATAATCAATTACATATGATTGCATCTATGGGAGTAAATTTATTTAGGGTAATTATGACTTGGTTAAAACCGGTAACACCATCTTTAGCAGAGAAATCAGAATTTTTTTTAAAAATAAAATTAGATTGGAAAGGTATAAAAAAACCTTTATTAAATCACACTATCTCTAAATTTAAAATTTTATATAAAAGGATTGATATCAATAAAATTAAATTATAG
- the rsxD gene encoding electron transport complex subunit RsxD encodes MINFNDIYQKYSTKQMMFCVVIACIPGITIQFYYCGYGIILQILIAIITAVLSELLILIIRRKLVKNILTDYSAIVTAVLFGISLPPFLPFWLNIIGTFFSIVIVKQLYGGLGQNLFNPAMAGYVFLLISSPVFMTSFKVPYDQSLNPPSLRKTISIIFYNYNYSKDIIVESIKRNNNLTQATPLDSFKTNIYLKNKNIQNTNSRYWYSLICDFSKVNFIWKWINIGYFLGGIFLLWMNIICYRIPFFFLLVLTLLSTLGCFYDSERLVSPLTNLFSGATMLGAFFIATDPVTVPTTKKGRIIFGILIGFLVWLIRSFGGYPDAVAFAILLANITVPLIDYYTVPQVYGYNKE; translated from the coding sequence ATGATAAATTTTAATGATATATATCAAAAATATAGTACTAAACAGATGATGTTTTGTGTAGTAATAGCATGTATTCCAGGAATTACTATTCAGTTTTATTATTGTGGATACGGGATAATATTACAAATATTGATAGCGATCATTACTGCGGTTTTGTCAGAATTGTTGATTTTAATAATCAGAAGAAAATTGGTTAAAAATATTTTAACGGATTATTCAGCGATTGTTACCGCTGTTTTATTTGGTATTAGTCTTCCTCCTTTTTTACCGTTTTGGTTAAATATAATTGGTACGTTTTTTTCTATAGTTATAGTTAAACAATTATATGGAGGTTTAGGTCAAAATTTATTTAACCCTGCTATGGCTGGTTATGTGTTTTTATTAATATCTTCTCCTGTTTTTATGACGAGTTTTAAAGTACCTTATGATCAATCATTGAATCCTCCTAGTTTAAGAAAAACTATAAGTATTATTTTTTATAACTATAATTATTCTAAAGATATAATTGTAGAGTCAATTAAAAGAAATAATAACTTGACTCAAGCTACACCTTTAGATTCGTTCAAAACGAATATTTATTTAAAAAATAAAAATATACAAAATACAAATTCTAGATATTGGTATTCGTTAATATGTGATTTTTCTAAAGTAAATTTTATTTGGAAATGGATTAATATAGGATATTTTTTAGGAGGTATTTTTTTATTGTGGATGAATATTATTTGTTATAGAATTCCTTTCTTTTTTTTATTAGTTTTAACTTTGTTATCTACTTTAGGTTGTTTTTATGATTCCGAAAGATTAGTTTCACCTTTAACTAATTTATTTTCTGGAGCTACTATGTTAGGTGCATTTTTTATTGCTACTGATCCTGTGACTGTTCCTACTACTAAAAAGGGACGTATTATTTTTGGTATATTAATTGGATTTTTAGTTTGGTTAATTCGTAGTTTTGGAGGTTATCCGGATGCTGTTGCTTTTGCAATATTGTTAGCTAATATTACAGTACCGTTGATAGATTATTACACTGTACCTCAAGTATATGGATATAATAAGGAATAA
- a CDS encoding electron transport complex subunit E: MKLNKSLLIFKVWRNNSTLVQFLGLCPVLAVTSTAINGLSLGFATTLVLVCTNTTISFFRKFISKDIRIPIYMMIISSMVSCIDMLLHACAFNLYNSLGIFISLIVTNCIVLGRADSVAIKNTPFFSFLDGLYTGVGASIAMFFLGSVREILGTGMLFNGSEKLFGNWISFFYVQVIDQHYTLLLSLFPSGGFIILALLSACKYFLDNRKNININCEIYKNCCKDI; this comes from the coding sequence ATGAAGTTAAATAAATCTTTATTAATCTTTAAGGTATGGAGAAATAATTCTACTTTAGTGCAATTTTTAGGATTATGTCCTGTATTAGCAGTAACTTCTACAGCAATTAATGGATTAAGTTTAGGTTTTGCTACCACTTTGGTTCTTGTATGTACTAATACTACTATTTCATTTTTTAGAAAATTCATATCTAAAGATATACGAATACCTATTTATATGATGATTATTTCGTCTATGGTAAGTTGTATTGACATGTTATTGCATGCTTGCGCATTTAATTTATATAATTCATTAGGTATTTTTATTTCTTTAATAGTTACTAATTGTATTGTATTGGGAAGAGCTGATTCTGTAGCAATAAAAAATACTCCTTTTTTTTCATTTTTAGATGGTTTATATACTGGTGTGGGGGCTAGTATAGCGATGTTTTTTTTGGGATCTGTACGAGAAATATTGGGTACTGGGATGTTATTTAATGGTTCTGAAAAATTATTTGGTAATTGGATTAGTTTTTTTTACGTTCAAGTGATAGATCAACATTATACTCTTTTATTAAGTTTATTTCCATCAGGAGGTTTTATAATTTTAGCATTACTTTCAGCATGTAAATATTTTTTAGATAATAGAAAAAATATTAATATTAATTGTGAAATTTATAAAAATTGTTGTAAAGATATTTGA
- the gndA gene encoding NADP-dependent phosphogluconate dehydrogenase, with amino-acid sequence MLKNNIGVIGLSVMGSNLALNIERNHYTVSVFNRSSEKTNQLMQKSIDKRIYPYFSIKEFVNSLKKPRCILIMVKAGLPTDETIESIIPHLEIGDILIDGGNSFYKDTIRRCSELSRIGLNFFGAGISGGEDGALNGPSIMLGGEKKSYDLISPILKKIAAKANDRESCVDYIGPDGAGHYVKMVHNGIEYSDMQLISETYFLLKNILSMSNKELENTFDNWNKGELNSYLISITKEIFKKKDGSGKYLIDLILDHADNKGTGKWISKSALDLEEPLSLITESVFSRYISALKEQRVYASTVLSGPEINKLSLNKKDFIEKLRKALYLGKIISYAQGFSQLKSASKKYKWNLSYGKIAKIFRAGCIIRAKFLQKITDAYVEKNDIVNLLLTPYFKNIANEYQNSLRSVVSYAVINGIPIPTFSAAIAYYDSYRTAILPANLLQAQRDYFGAHMYRRIDRDGFFHTNWLE; translated from the coding sequence ATGTTAAAAAATAATATTGGTGTTATAGGTTTATCAGTGATGGGTAGTAATTTAGCACTAAATATAGAGAGAAATCATTATACGGTTTCTGTTTTCAATCGTTCTTCTGAAAAAACAAATCAATTAATGCAAAAAAGTATAGATAAACGAATTTATCCATATTTTTCAATAAAAGAATTTGTTAATTCCTTAAAAAAACCTCGTTGCATTTTGATTATGGTAAAAGCAGGATTGCCAACAGATGAAACAATTGAGTCTATTATTCCTCATCTTGAGATCGGTGATATTCTTATCGATGGAGGTAATTCTTTTTATAAAGATACAATACGACGTTGTAGTGAATTATCTCGAATAGGTTTAAACTTTTTTGGAGCAGGTATTTCTGGTGGTGAAGATGGAGCATTAAACGGACCGTCTATTATGTTAGGTGGAGAAAAAAAATCTTATGATTTAATATCTCCTATATTAAAAAAAATAGCAGCAAAAGCTAATGATCGAGAATCTTGTGTAGATTATATTGGTCCTGATGGAGCTGGTCATTACGTAAAAATGGTTCATAATGGAATAGAATATAGTGATATGCAATTAATATCAGAGACATATTTTTTATTAAAAAACATTTTATCAATGAGTAATAAAGAATTAGAAAATACATTTGATAATTGGAATAAAGGTGAATTAAATAGTTATTTAATTAGCATCACTAAAGAAATATTTAAGAAAAAAGATGGTTCAGGAAAATATTTAATAGATTTAATTTTAGATCATGCAGATAATAAAGGAACAGGTAAATGGATTAGTAAAAGTGCTTTAGATTTAGAAGAACCACTTTCTTTGATTACAGAGTCTGTTTTTTCGCGTTATATTTCTGCTCTTAAGGAACAACGAGTCTATGCTTCAACAGTTTTATCTGGACCTGAAATAAATAAATTATCTTTAAATAAAAAAGATTTTATTGAAAAATTAAGAAAAGCTTTATATTTAGGGAAAATTATATCTTATGCTCAAGGTTTTTCTCAACTTAAATCGGCTTCTAAAAAATATAAATGGAATTTATCATATGGAAAAATAGCAAAAATATTTCGTGCAGGATGTATTATCCGAGCTAAGTTTTTACAAAAAATTACTGATGCATATGTAGAAAAAAATGATATTGTTAATTTATTATTAACTCCATATTTTAAAAATATTGCTAATGAATATCAAAATTCTCTTCGGAGTGTTGTATCTTATGCTGTAATTAATGGAATTCCTATTCCAACGTTTTCTGCTGCGATTGCTTATTATGATAGTTATAGAACAGCTATTTTGCCAGCTAATTTACTGCAAGCACAAAGAGATTATTTTGGAGCTCATATGTATAGACGTATCGATAGAGATGGTTTTTTTCATACTAATTGGTTGGAATAA
- the rsxG gene encoding electron transport complex subunit RsxG: MFLNIFKKVLIFGFFAFLTSGITSIVYELTKNMIDLQMKRNNRKILADVLPLYLYDNNVQNECYFIKNQVLGDTFNHRLWIAKKNNKIKAIAIEITTREGYSGFIKILLGIDIYSNILGVRVIEHHETPGIGDKISVDVSNWITHFSGKHIFGLKDSNFKLKKYGGQIDQFTGATITPQAMVNIIKKVVVSMVKISSMISQCNICERNHEVK; encoded by the coding sequence ATGTTTCTTAATATTTTTAAAAAAGTATTAATTTTTGGTTTTTTTGCTTTTTTAACATCAGGTATAACTTCTATTGTTTATGAGTTAACAAAAAATATGATAGACCTACAAATGAAAAGGAACAATAGGAAAATTTTAGCAGATGTTTTACCTTTATATTTATATGATAATAATGTTCAAAATGAGTGTTATTTTATAAAAAATCAAGTTTTAGGAGATACGTTTAATCATCGATTATGGATTGCTAAAAAAAATAATAAAATAAAAGCAATAGCTATTGAGATAACTACAAGAGAAGGTTATTCTGGTTTTATTAAAATCTTGTTGGGAATTGATATTTATAGCAACATTCTGGGTGTACGAGTTATAGAGCATCATGAAACACCGGGCATAGGAGATAAAATTAGTGTTGATGTTTCTAATTGGATAACACATTTTTCAGGGAAACATATATTTGGTTTAAAGGATTCTAATTTTAAATTAAAAAAGTATGGTGGTCAAATTGATCAGTTTACTGGTGCAACGATTACTCCTCAAGCAATGGTAAATATTATAAAAAAGGTAGTAGTTTCAATGGTAAAAATATCATCTATGATATCACAATGTAACATTTGCGAGAGAAATCATGAAGTTAAATAA
- a CDS encoding riboflavin synthase subunit alpha, whose amino-acid sequence MFTGIINGIATVSSIEGNSVFFTYGIKFNIFLLKKLKTGDSVANNGCCLTVKYIKNNIVFFDVIKETIDCTNFSLLKLGDNINIERSAKFGDEIGGHIISGHVITTAIITDIFLSKKNRVICFYINKKYIMKYILHKGFISVDGVSLTIGKVVNNTFYVHLIPETILLTTLGNKKIGDTVNIEVDYYTKLLIDNSEKILNK is encoded by the coding sequence ATGTTTACTGGCATTATTAATGGTATTGCGACAGTTTCCAGTATTGAAGGAAATAGTGTTTTTTTTACGTATGGTATCAAATTTAACATATTTTTGTTAAAAAAATTAAAAACAGGAGATTCAGTAGCAAATAATGGTTGTTGTTTAACTGTTAAATACATTAAAAATAATATTGTTTTTTTTGATGTTATTAAAGAAACTATAGATTGTACTAATTTTTCTTTATTAAAATTGGGCGATAATATTAATATCGAAAGATCTGCGAAATTTGGAGATGAAATAGGAGGACATATAATATCTGGACATGTAATTACTACAGCTATTATTACAGATATTTTTTTATCTAAAAAAAATAGAGTAATATGTTTTTATATAAATAAAAAATATATTATGAAATATATATTGCATAAAGGATTTATTTCTGTTGATGGAGTGAGTTTAACTATAGGAAAGGTAGTTAATAATACATTTTATGTACATTTAATTCCAGAAACAATATTGTTAACAACGTTAGGAAATAAAAAAATAGGTGATACCGTTAATATTGAAGTTGATTATTATACAAAATTGTTAATAGATAATTCAGAGAAAATATTAAATAAGTAA